A genome region from Pseudomonas pergaminensis includes the following:
- a CDS encoding SRPBCC family protein → MRAAEQSVRLERISQERFIQAPIDAVYDYVTQPDRWHEWHPTSLSADTGTTGSLPAGARFTEFIDLLGVRVPMSYRVQIARRPGEFKTVFTSLAVDGSIHYFLLPHQGGTLFKRVLTYETELQLATLHERMIELSAIALGQLKHRLENPPFV, encoded by the coding sequence ATGCGCGCAGCCGAGCAATCGGTCCGCTTGGAGCGGATCAGTCAGGAACGCTTTATCCAAGCCCCTATCGACGCCGTTTACGACTACGTGACCCAGCCGGATCGCTGGCACGAATGGCACCCCACCTCCCTCAGCGCCGACACCGGCACCACTGGCTCACTCCCGGCAGGCGCACGTTTTACCGAGTTCATCGACCTGCTCGGTGTGCGTGTCCCCATGAGTTACCGCGTACAAATCGCCCGACGCCCCGGCGAGTTCAAGACCGTGTTCACCTCCCTGGCCGTCGACGGCTCGATTCACTACTTCCTGTTGCCCCATCAGGGCGGCACGCTGTTCAAGCGCGTGTTGACCTATGAAACCGAGCTGCAACTGGCCACCTTGCATGAACGCATGATCGAACTGTCGGCGATTGCCCTCGGCCAGCTCAAGCACCGCCTGGAAAACCCGCCCTTCGTATAA
- a CDS encoding DUF411 domain-containing protein has product MKTTLRLVLLSALFTTSLAQAAELIPIDVHRDANCGCCKKWISHLESNGFKVNDHVEADMSAVKQRLGVAPRLGSCHTAVIDGKFVEGHVPAEQVLALRKRDDLLGVAAPGMPMGSPGMEVEGRSEAFQVIGLTREGKDVVVAEYPAQ; this is encoded by the coding sequence ATGAAAACCACATTGCGCCTGGTCCTGCTGTCAGCCCTGTTCACCACCTCCCTGGCGCAAGCCGCCGAGTTGATCCCTATCGACGTGCACCGTGATGCCAACTGCGGCTGCTGCAAAAAGTGGATCAGCCATCTGGAAAGCAACGGTTTCAAGGTCAATGACCACGTCGAAGCCGACATGAGCGCCGTCAAGCAACGCCTGGGCGTGGCGCCACGCCTGGGCTCGTGCCACACCGCCGTGATCGATGGCAAATTCGTCGAAGGCCATGTGCCCGCCGAACAGGTGCTGGCCTTGCGCAAACGTGACGACCTGCTGGGCGTCGCCGCACCGGGCATGCCCATGGGCTCGCCGGGCATGGAAGTCGAGGGTCGCAGTGAGGCCTTTCAAGTCATCGGCCTGACCCGTGAAGGCAAGGATGTCGTGGTGGCCGAATACCCGGCGCAATGA
- a CDS encoding YqaA family protein, which produces MIAGYLGLFFAAFGAATLLPLQSEAVLVGLLLNGHYSLWLLLGVATLGNVLGSVVNWWLGRWVEHFKDRRWFPVNDRQLEKARNHYQRWGHWTLLLSWVPIIGDPLTLVAGVMREPLWRFLLLVTLAKGLRYGVLAAVTLQWVLIRT; this is translated from the coding sequence ATGATCGCAGGCTACCTGGGGCTGTTCTTCGCGGCGTTTGGCGCCGCGACCTTGTTGCCGCTGCAATCGGAAGCGGTGCTGGTCGGCCTGCTGCTCAACGGGCATTACAGTCTGTGGCTGTTGCTGGGTGTTGCGACACTCGGCAACGTGCTGGGTTCGGTGGTGAACTGGTGGCTGGGGCGCTGGGTTGAACACTTCAAGGATCGACGCTGGTTTCCAGTCAACGATCGGCAGTTGGAAAAAGCTCGTAACCATTACCAGCGCTGGGGGCATTGGACGTTGTTGCTCAGCTGGGTGCCGATCATCGGCGACCCGCTGACACTGGTGGCCGGAGTGATGCGCGAGCCGTTGTGGCGATTTCTGTTGCTGGTGACCCTGGCCAAAGGCCTGCGCTATGGCGTGCTGGCGGCCGTGACCTTGCAGTGGGTGTTAATCCGCACTTAA
- a CDS encoding alpha/beta fold hydrolase has product MPLIRAFCIAGLLTATASPVFAATYGPELQGFEYPYPLKHFAFQSQGKSLQMGYMDVPAKGTPNGRSVVLMHGKNFCGATWEGSIKALSDAGYRVIAPDQIGFCTSSKPDHYQYSFQQLANNTHQLLEKLGIQKATLLGHSTGGMLATRYALMYPEQTEQLAMVNPIGLEDWKALGVPALTVDQWYERELKVSAEGIRKYQLTTYYVGRWKPEYERWVDMYAGLSNGPGHTRVAWNSALIYDMIFTQPVYYEFKHLQMPTLLLIGTADNTAIGKDVAPPAVKAKLGDYAVLGKQVARLIPHATLVEFPGLGHAPQMEEPEQFHKALLQGLNAL; this is encoded by the coding sequence ATGCCTCTAATCCGCGCTTTTTGTATCGCCGGCCTGCTCACGGCCACTGCCTCGCCGGTGTTTGCAGCGACCTACGGTCCCGAACTGCAAGGCTTTGAATACCCCTACCCGCTCAAGCATTTCGCGTTTCAATCCCAAGGCAAATCCCTGCAGATGGGCTACATGGACGTACCGGCAAAAGGCACGCCCAACGGCCGCAGCGTGGTGCTGATGCACGGCAAGAACTTCTGCGGTGCAACCTGGGAAGGCTCGATCAAGGCCCTCAGCGACGCCGGTTACCGGGTGATCGCGCCGGACCAGATCGGCTTCTGTACCTCCAGCAAGCCCGACCACTATCAATACAGCTTCCAGCAATTGGCGAACAACACCCACCAACTGCTGGAAAAGCTCGGCATTCAAAAGGCCACCCTGCTCGGCCATTCCACCGGCGGCATGCTCGCCACTCGCTACGCCCTGATGTACCCGGAGCAAACCGAACAACTGGCGATGGTCAACCCCATCGGCCTGGAAGACTGGAAAGCCTTGGGCGTGCCCGCGCTGACCGTCGACCAGTGGTATGAGCGCGAGTTGAAAGTCAGCGCCGAGGGCATTCGCAAGTACCAACTCACTACCTATTACGTCGGGCGCTGGAAGCCCGAATACGAGCGTTGGGTAGACATGTACGCCGGTCTGAGCAACGGCCCGGGGCATACGCGAGTCGCATGGAACTCAGCGTTGATTTACGACATGATCTTCACCCAGCCGGTGTACTACGAATTCAAGCACCTCCAAATGCCTACGCTGCTGCTGATCGGCACCGCCGATAACACCGCCATCGGCAAGGATGTCGCGCCGCCGGCGGTCAAGGCCAAGCTCGGCGACTATGCCGTGCTTGGCAAGCAGGTGGCCCGGTTGATCCCTCATGCGACGCTAGTGGAATTCCCGGGCCTGGGGCATGCGCCGCAGATGGAAGAGCCGGAACAGTTTCATAAAGCGCTGTTGCAGGGGTTGAACGCCCTTTAA
- a CDS encoding D-2-hydroxyacid dehydrogenase family protein, whose product MSVQIAVIDDWQNVARGVVDWSVLEAVGQVHFLHDYPADTATMIERLQGFEVICVMRERSTFDKALLQGLPNLKLLVTGGMRNAAIDIPAAKALGIQVCGTDSYKHAAPELTWALIMASTRNLVEEANSLRAGHWQVGLGGDLHGKTLGILGLGSIGQKVAQFAQAFGMQVIAWSENLTPERAAESGVTWVSKQALFEQADILTVHLVLSDRSRGLVDAQALGWMKPSARLVNTARGPIVDEQALVQALESGRLAGAALDVYAEEPLPADHPFRRLPNVLATPHVGYVSEQNYRQFYSQMIEDIQAWANGAPIRVLG is encoded by the coding sequence ATGTCGGTACAGATTGCAGTCATTGATGATTGGCAGAATGTGGCCAGAGGCGTGGTGGATTGGTCAGTCCTTGAGGCGGTGGGCCAGGTGCACTTCCTGCACGACTACCCGGCGGATACCGCCACGATGATCGAGCGTTTGCAGGGGTTCGAGGTGATTTGCGTGATGCGCGAGCGCTCCACCTTCGACAAGGCCCTGCTGCAAGGGCTGCCAAACCTAAAGCTGCTGGTGACGGGCGGCATGCGCAACGCCGCGATTGATATTCCCGCCGCCAAAGCCCTGGGCATTCAGGTGTGCGGCACCGACAGCTATAAACACGCCGCGCCGGAACTGACCTGGGCATTGATCATGGCCTCCACCCGCAATCTGGTGGAGGAAGCCAATTCCTTGCGTGCCGGTCACTGGCAGGTGGGGCTCGGCGGTGATCTGCATGGCAAGACCCTGGGGATTCTTGGCCTGGGCAGCATTGGCCAGAAAGTCGCACAATTCGCCCAAGCGTTTGGCATGCAGGTGATTGCCTGGAGTGAAAACCTCACGCCGGAACGCGCGGCCGAGTCCGGCGTAACCTGGGTCAGCAAGCAAGCACTGTTCGAACAGGCAGACATCCTCACCGTGCACCTGGTGCTCAGCGACCGCAGCCGGGGGTTGGTGGATGCCCAGGCGTTGGGCTGGATGAAACCGAGCGCTCGCTTGGTCAACACCGCACGTGGCCCCATCGTGGATGAGCAGGCGCTGGTGCAGGCGCTGGAAAGCGGTCGCCTGGCCGGGGCGGCACTCGACGTGTATGCCGAAGAGCCGCTGCCTGCGGATCATCCATTTCGCCGCCTGCCGAATGTACTGGCCACCCCGCATGTCGGCTACGTGAGCGAACAGAATTACCGGCAGTTCTATTCGCAAATGATTGAAGACATTCAGGCCTGGGCCAACGGTGCGCCCATTCGGGTGCTCGGCTGA
- the glgA gene encoding glycogen synthase GlgA codes for MISAAVDIQGERVSQPVGGPLLADLPTTVRPIVSQNPNRKKVLFVTSEFADLVKTGGLGDVSAALPRAMAHLHDVRVLIPGYPQVMESDNPIHIIGELGGHAALPPCKIGRMDLKDGLVIYVLICPELYEREGTPYGANNGRDWPDNHIRFARLGLAAADMAANLAQIHWCPDLVHAHDWPAGLAPAYMHWRGSRTPTLFTIHNLAYQGVVSLASTPELGIPPHALQQEGMEFYGKMSFLKAGMAYSSHITTVSATYAQEITTPEFGCGLDGFLASKTQQGLLSGIPNGIEDSWETSTDPHLTHNFNIGDWEGKAVNAAQVRNLFGLHDSTGPLFAVVSRLVFQKGLDLTEAVASFIVEQGGQIAIIGRGEPEEENAMRELALRFPGQIGVRIGFNETDARRMFAGSDFLLMPSRYEPCGLSQMYAQRFGSLPVARNTGGLADTIENGVTGFLFNESTVDSYKEALSRAFKVFAFPGLLNAMRCRAMTQPFNWSQAVEPYAELYEQLVAKALGKSAK; via the coding sequence ATGATCAGTGCCGCTGTAGATATTCAGGGAGAGCGTGTCAGTCAACCGGTAGGGGGGCCTCTGTTGGCCGACCTGCCCACCACTGTGCGGCCGATCGTGAGTCAGAATCCTAATCGCAAGAAAGTCCTGTTCGTGACCTCGGAATTTGCCGACCTGGTGAAAACCGGCGGCCTGGGCGATGTGTCCGCGGCCCTGCCCCGCGCCATGGCCCACCTGCACGACGTGCGGGTGCTGATCCCGGGTTACCCGCAGGTGATGGAGAGCGACAACCCGATCCATATCATCGGTGAACTGGGTGGCCACGCCGCGCTGCCGCCGTGCAAGATCGGGCGCATGGACCTCAAGGACGGCCTGGTCATCTATGTGCTGATCTGCCCCGAGCTCTATGAGCGCGAAGGCACTCCGTACGGTGCCAACAACGGTCGCGACTGGCCGGACAACCATATCCGCTTCGCCCGCCTGGGCCTGGCCGCCGCCGACATGGCCGCCAACCTCGCACAGATCCACTGGTGCCCGGACCTGGTGCACGCCCACGACTGGCCCGCGGGCCTGGCCCCGGCTTATATGCACTGGCGCGGGTCACGCACCCCAACCTTGTTCACCATCCACAACCTGGCCTATCAAGGCGTGGTCAGCCTGGCGTCGACGCCGGAGCTGGGCATTCCACCGCACGCCCTGCAACAGGAAGGCATGGAGTTCTACGGCAAGATGTCGTTCCTCAAGGCGGGCATGGCGTACTCCAGCCATATCACCACGGTGAGCGCCACTTACGCCCAGGAAATCACCACCCCAGAATTCGGCTGCGGCCTGGACGGCTTTTTGGCCAGCAAGACCCAGCAAGGCTTGCTCAGCGGCATTCCCAACGGCATTGAAGACAGTTGGGAAACCTCGACCGACCCGCACCTGACGCACAACTTCAATATTGGCGACTGGGAAGGCAAGGCCGTGAACGCCGCGCAGGTGCGCAACCTGTTCGGCCTGCACGACTCGACGGGCCCGCTGTTCGCCGTGGTCTCGCGCCTGGTGTTCCAGAAAGGCCTGGACCTCACCGAAGCCGTGGCCAGCTTTATCGTCGAGCAAGGTGGCCAGATCGCGATCATCGGTCGCGGCGAGCCGGAAGAAGAAAACGCCATGCGTGAATTGGCGCTGCGCTTCCCGGGCCAGATTGGTGTGCGCATCGGCTTTAACGAGACCGACGCCCGTCGCATGTTCGCCGGCAGCGACTTCCTGCTGATGCCGTCGCGCTACGAGCCCTGCGGCCTGAGCCAGATGTACGCCCAGCGCTTCGGCTCGCTGCCTGTGGCACGCAACACCGGCGGCCTGGCTGACACCATCGAAAACGGTGTAACGGGTTTTCTGTTCAATGAATCCACGGTCGACAGTTACAAAGAAGCCTTGAGCCGCGCGTTCAAGGTGTTTGCCTTCCCTGGCTTGCTCAACGCCATGCGCTGCCGGGCAATGACACAGCCTTTCAACTGGAGCCAGGCGGTGGAACCCTACGCCGAACTGTATGAGCAACTGGTGGCTAAAGCACTGGGGAAATCCGCTAAATAA
- the treZ gene encoding malto-oligosyltrehalose trehalohydrolase: MPLRTLETWPHGAIMLDAQHTRFALWAPDAFYVSVELENGKSVAMLPQADGWFETEIACPAGTRYRFNIDGEMDVPDPASRAQAADVHGWSLVVDPLAYQWRHSNWQGRPWHEAVIYELHVGAMGGYAEIEKHLPRLAELGITAIEFMPLAQFPGDRNWGYDGVLPYSPQASYGTPEQLKHLIDSAHEHGMAVILDVVYNHFGPDGNYLGQYAKGFFQEDVHTPWGAGIDFDRREVRDFFLDNALMWLLEYRFDGLRLDAVHAIDNPDFLKELAHRVREQVDTGRHVWLMLENELNQASLLQHDFDAQWNDDFHNVLHVLLTGETDAYYSDFAEAPTAKLARCLGEGFIYQGHTTRHGHERGEPSGYLPPTAFVAFLQNHDQIGNRALGERLHQLCSPQALKAATALLLLSPMIPLMFMGDEVNAAQPFLFFTDHHGELAEAVREGRRNEFKDFAAFQDPERRERIPDPNALPTFVQTTPSFDANEHTQLYRQLLSLRHRHLVPHLPGSMALGAEVLAEGAVCARWRLGNGSVLQIDLNLSDAPLDHPATAPVLFQTPADAGAHLPPYSARVTLSPVGEHP, from the coding sequence ATGCCGTTACGGACTCTGGAAACCTGGCCCCACGGCGCAATCATGTTGGACGCGCAGCACACGCGTTTTGCCTTGTGGGCGCCAGACGCGTTTTATGTCAGCGTTGAATTGGAAAACGGCAAGTCCGTCGCCATGCTGCCCCAGGCAGATGGCTGGTTTGAAACTGAAATAGCGTGCCCGGCGGGCACGCGCTACCGCTTCAATATCGATGGGGAAATGGATGTACCCGACCCTGCCTCCAGGGCCCAGGCCGCGGATGTACACGGTTGGAGCCTGGTGGTCGACCCTCTCGCCTATCAATGGCGCCACAGCAATTGGCAGGGGCGTCCCTGGCACGAAGCCGTCATCTATGAACTGCACGTCGGCGCCATGGGCGGTTACGCCGAAATCGAAAAGCACCTGCCACGCCTGGCCGAGCTCGGGATTACCGCGATTGAGTTCATGCCGTTGGCGCAATTCCCCGGCGATCGCAACTGGGGTTATGACGGGGTCTTGCCCTACTCCCCCCAAGCCTCCTATGGCACACCTGAACAGCTCAAGCACCTGATCGACAGCGCCCACGAACATGGCATGGCGGTGATCCTCGACGTGGTCTACAACCACTTCGGGCCCGACGGCAATTACCTGGGCCAGTACGCCAAGGGCTTCTTCCAGGAAGACGTGCACACGCCATGGGGCGCGGGTATCGATTTCGATCGGCGTGAAGTGCGGGACTTTTTCCTCGATAACGCGCTGATGTGGTTGCTCGAATACCGCTTCGACGGCCTGCGCCTGGACGCCGTACACGCCATCGACAACCCGGACTTCCTCAAGGAGCTGGCGCACCGCGTTCGCGAACAAGTGGACACGGGTCGCCACGTCTGGCTGATGCTGGAAAACGAGCTCAACCAGGCCAGCCTCCTGCAGCACGATTTCGACGCGCAATGGAATGACGACTTCCACAACGTCCTGCATGTGCTGCTGACCGGCGAAACCGACGCGTATTACAGCGATTTCGCCGAAGCGCCTACCGCCAAATTGGCCCGCTGCCTGGGCGAAGGCTTTATCTACCAGGGGCACACCACTCGGCATGGCCATGAGCGTGGCGAACCCAGCGGCTACTTGCCCCCGACCGCCTTCGTGGCGTTCCTGCAAAACCACGATCAAATCGGCAACCGCGCCCTGGGCGAGCGCCTGCATCAACTCTGCTCGCCGCAAGCGCTCAAGGCGGCGACCGCCCTGCTGCTGCTGTCGCCAATGATCCCGCTGATGTTCATGGGCGATGAAGTCAACGCTGCGCAGCCGTTCCTGTTTTTCACCGACCACCATGGCGAACTGGCAGAAGCGGTGCGCGAAGGCCGACGCAATGAGTTCAAGGATTTCGCGGCATTCCAGGACCCGGAGCGACGCGAGCGCATCCCCGATCCCAATGCCCTGCCAACCTTTGTGCAGACAACGCCCAGTTTTGACGCAAACGAACACACCCAGCTCTACCGCCAGCTACTGAGCCTGCGCCATCGCCACCTCGTGCCCCATTTGCCTGGCAGCATGGCCTTGGGCGCCGAGGTGTTGGCTGAGGGTGCCGTTTGCGCCCGTTGGCGCCTGGGCAATGGCAGCGTGTTGCAGATCGACCTCAACCTGAGCGACGCGCCCCTGGATCACCCGGCTACAGCGCCGGTTCTTTTTCAAACGCCTGCCGATGCCGGCGCACACCTGCCGCCGTACAGCGCGCGTGTCACCCTATCCCCTGTTGGAGAGCACCCTTGA
- the malQ gene encoding 4-alpha-glucanotransferase, with the protein MSEANLEILASRAGLAVDWIDANGRPQRVKPDALRAVLKGLGHPADTDAEIDASLLDLERVQQDKHLPPLLTIDSGEGLDLARYFEPDTPCRVSLEDGDTLELRLDGDAVMPGVIALGYHQVHIADQSFTLAVAPTHCYSVAEAVDTQPARAWGLSAQLYSLRRLGDGGFGDTLALEHLARSAAERGADALAISPMHAMFSADTGRYSPYSPSSRLFLNSLYASPGCILGEREVRNAIEATGLADELHDLEQHTLIDWPTAAKAKQRLLRALYEDFRHGHHPQHADFQSFRQAGGEALENHCRFEAVQAARAAAGEDLDWRHWPEAWRTPQSPALAQFAEDNRDEIGFFAFSQWLIARCLERAQQAARGSGMGVGLIADLAVGADGGGSQAWSRQDELLADLTVGAPPDILNRAGQGWGISAFSPEGLKRHGFRAFIEMLRANFAHAGGLRIDHVMGLQRLWVIPMDASPKEGAYLYYPVDDLLRLLALESHRHQAIVLGEDLGTVPDGLREKLIARSILGMRVLLFEQNHDGQFRPILDWPDNALATTSTHDLPTLNGWWHSRDIDWNIQLGLIDAPTVEQWSEHRLRERQALRQALSQDPQNFVEEIRNETDHMIDASVRYLGHTRAPLVLLPLEDALGIEEQANLPGTTDTHPNWRRRLAGEASSLLDNAGAARRLELLAVARNQAYERDR; encoded by the coding sequence TTGAGCGAAGCGAACCTGGAAATCCTCGCCAGCCGAGCGGGCCTGGCCGTCGATTGGATCGACGCAAACGGCCGCCCGCAACGTGTGAAACCCGACGCCTTGCGCGCCGTTCTCAAAGGCCTGGGCCACCCGGCCGACACCGATGCCGAGATCGACGCCAGCCTGCTCGACCTGGAGCGGGTGCAACAAGACAAACACCTGCCGCCCCTGCTGACCATCGACAGTGGCGAAGGCCTGGACCTGGCCCGCTATTTCGAACCGGACACCCCGTGCCGGGTCAGCCTCGAAGACGGCGACACCCTGGAACTGCGGCTCGATGGCGACGCCGTCATGCCCGGTGTCATTGCCCTGGGCTATCACCAGGTCCACATTGCCGACCAGAGCTTTACCCTGGCCGTTGCTCCGACCCACTGCTACAGCGTGGCAGAAGCCGTCGATACCCAACCCGCCCGTGCCTGGGGCCTCAGCGCCCAACTGTACAGCCTGCGTCGCCTAGGCGATGGTGGCTTCGGCGACACCCTGGCCCTGGAGCACCTGGCCCGTTCGGCGGCCGAGCGTGGCGCCGATGCGTTGGCGATCAGCCCGATGCACGCGATGTTCAGCGCCGACACCGGGCGCTACAGCCCGTATTCGCCCTCCAGCCGGTTGTTCCTCAACAGCTTGTACGCCTCGCCGGGCTGCATCCTCGGTGAGCGCGAAGTGCGTAATGCCATCGAGGCAACAGGGCTCGCCGACGAGTTGCACGACTTGGAGCAACACACCCTGATTGACTGGCCCACTGCGGCCAAGGCCAAGCAGCGCCTGCTGCGTGCGCTGTATGAAGACTTCCGTCACGGCCACCACCCGCAACACGCCGACTTCCAGAGTTTCCGTCAGGCCGGCGGTGAAGCCCTGGAAAACCACTGCCGCTTCGAAGCGGTTCAAGCGGCCCGCGCCGCGGCAGGTGAAGACCTCGACTGGCGCCACTGGCCCGAAGCCTGGCGCACCCCGCAGAGCCCGGCGCTGGCGCAGTTCGCCGAAGACAATCGCGATGAAATCGGCTTCTTCGCCTTCAGCCAATGGCTGATTGCGCGCTGCCTTGAGCGCGCGCAACAAGCCGCGCGTGGCAGCGGCATGGGCGTCGGCCTGATCGCCGACCTGGCCGTGGGTGCCGACGGTGGCGGCAGCCAGGCCTGGAGCCGCCAGGATGAACTGCTCGCGGACCTGACCGTGGGCGCCCCGCCGGACATTCTCAACCGCGCCGGCCAGGGCTGGGGCATTTCCGCGTTCTCCCCCGAAGGCCTCAAGCGCCATGGCTTTCGCGCCTTTATCGAGATGCTGCGCGCCAACTTCGCCCATGCCGGCGGCCTGCGCATTGACCACGTAATGGGCCTGCAACGCCTGTGGGTGATTCCCATGGACGCCTCGCCCAAGGAAGGCGCCTACCTGTATTACCCGGTAGACGACCTGCTGCGCCTGCTGGCGCTGGAGTCGCACCGCCACCAGGCCATCGTGCTCGGTGAAGACCTCGGCACGGTGCCGGATGGCCTGCGCGAAAAACTCATCGCGCGCTCGATCCTGGGCATGCGCGTGCTGTTGTTCGAGCAAAACCACGACGGCCAATTCCGGCCGATCCTCGACTGGCCCGACAACGCCCTGGCCACCACCAGCACCCACGACCTGCCGACGCTCAACGGCTGGTGGCACAGCCGTGACATCGACTGGAATATCCAGCTCGGCCTGATCGATGCGCCCACCGTGGAGCAATGGAGCGAACACCGTTTGCGCGAACGCCAGGCCCTGCGTCAGGCCTTGAGCCAGGACCCGCAGAACTTCGTCGAAGAAATCCGCAATGAAACCGACCATATGATCGACGCCAGCGTGCGCTACCTCGGCCACACCCGCGCCCCCCTGGTGCTGCTGCCGCTGGAGGACGCCCTTGGCATCGAAGAGCAGGCCAACCTGCCCGGCACCACCGACACCCACCCTAATTGGCGCCGTCGCCTGGCGGGTGAGGCCTCTAGCCTGCTCGACAATGCCGGTGCCGCCCGCCGCCTCGAGCTGTTGGCCGTCGCGCGCAACCAAGCCTATGAGCGTGACCGATGA